From the genome of Proteus vulgaris, one region includes:
- the fkpA gene encoding FKBP-type peptidyl-prolyl cis-trans isomerase, with amino-acid sequence MKSLLKTTLLATSLAFAFSAPQAFAEETAKVPTLNSAFKTQNEQNAYALGASMGRYMEAALQEQKNIGITLDSKQLLAGVQDAFNSKSKLSDAEIELTLAAFEDQVRTAATAKMEKEATENKTAGDKFRTEFAAEKGVVKTKSGLLYLVENPGKGKTPTDADRVTVHYKGMLIDGKQFDSSYDRNEPLTISLKSVIPGWTEGMKYIKEGGKIKLVIPPELGYGQRATSGIPANSTLVFEVELLSVESDK; translated from the coding sequence ATGAAATCTTTATTAAAAACGACGTTGCTGGCAACAAGTTTAGCTTTCGCATTCAGCGCACCTCAAGCATTCGCTGAAGAAACTGCTAAAGTGCCAACATTAAATAGCGCATTTAAAACTCAAAATGAGCAAAATGCCTATGCGTTAGGCGCGTCGATGGGTCGCTACATGGAAGCTGCATTACAAGAGCAAAAAAATATTGGTATTACTTTAGATTCTAAACAACTGCTGGCAGGTGTTCAGGATGCATTTAACAGTAAATCAAAATTATCAGATGCTGAGATTGAATTAACCTTAGCGGCTTTTGAAGATCAAGTTCGTACAGCTGCTACAGCGAAAATGGAAAAAGAAGCAACAGAAAATAAAACAGCAGGTGATAAATTCCGTACAGAATTTGCTGCTGAAAAAGGTGTAGTTAAAACAAAATCAGGTTTACTGTATTTAGTTGAAAACCCTGGTAAAGGTAAAACACCAACAGATGCTGATCGCGTTACTGTACACTACAAAGGTATGTTAATTGATGGCAAACAATTTGATAGCTCTTATGATCGTAATGAGCCTCTGACAATTAGCCTAAAAAGTGTTATTCCAGGCTGGACTGAAGGCATGAAATACATCAAAGAAGGCGGTAAAATCAAGTTAGTTATTCCACCAGAATTAGGCTATGGCCAACGCGCAACAAGTGGTATTCCAGCGAACTCAACATTAGTATTTGAAGTTGAATTACTGAGTGTTGAAAGCGATAAGTAA
- a CDS encoding SlyX family protein — MDIKEVEQLLIQLESKVAFQDATIEELNQVVTQQQIEISRFKEALKIVTERLKTSQSSILARPEDETPPPHY; from the coding sequence ATGGATATTAAGGAAGTAGAGCAATTGCTCATACAATTAGAAAGCAAAGTTGCTTTCCAAGATGCGACTATTGAAGAGTTAAATCAGGTGGTCACACAGCAACAAATTGAAATTAGTCGTTTTAAAGAAGCATTAAAAATTGTCACTGAACGCTTAAAAACATCTCAATCCTCAATACTTGCAAGACCTGAAGATGAAACACCGCCCCCACACTATTAA
- the slyD gene encoding peptidylprolyl isomerase encodes MKVANDLVVSLAYQVRSEDGVLVDESTVSAPLDYLHGRGSLISGLENALTGREVGEKFDVEVASDDAYGQYDENLVQRVPKDVFVGVDELEVGMRFLADTDQGPVPVEITGIEGDEVIVDGNHMLAGQNLKFHVEIVAIREATEEELAHGHVHGEEEEHECCGGHGHGEEGGCCGGGHGHGHSHGEEGGCCGGEGHGHGGHGHGHGGCGCQH; translated from the coding sequence ATGAAAGTAGCAAACGACTTGGTAGTTAGTCTGGCTTATCAAGTAAGATCAGAAGACGGTGTTTTAGTTGATGAGTCCACGGTGAGCGCGCCGTTAGACTATCTGCATGGCCGTGGTTCTTTAATCAGTGGTTTAGAAAATGCATTAACAGGTCGCGAAGTCGGTGAGAAATTCGACGTAGAAGTGGCTTCTGATGATGCTTATGGCCAATACGATGAAAACTTAGTTCAACGCGTACCAAAAGATGTTTTTGTTGGTGTTGATGAGTTAGAAGTTGGCATGCGTTTTCTTGCTGATACCGATCAAGGTCCAGTACCAGTAGAAATTACAGGTATTGAAGGTGACGAAGTTATCGTTGATGGTAACCACATGTTAGCAGGCCAAAACCTGAAATTTCATGTTGAAATCGTTGCAATTCGTGAAGCGACTGAAGAAGAATTAGCTCACGGTCACGTACACGGTGAAGAAGAAGAGCACGAATGTTGTGGTGGCCACGGTCACGGTGAAGAAGGCGGATGCTGTGGCGGTGGTCATGGTCATGGCCATTCTCACGGTGAAGAAGGTGGATGCTGTGGTGGCGAAGGTCATGGTCACGGTGGTCACGGCCACGGTCATGGCGGTTGCGGTTGCCAACACTAA
- a CDS encoding YheV family putative zinc ribbon protein: protein MSATRKRFIAGAVCPHCQAQDTLKMWREDKVDIVECAQCGHQQRQTEDEVNSLVRENEQVIGIFTPQ, encoded by the coding sequence ATGTCTGCAACCCGTAAACGCTTTATCGCTGGTGCTGTGTGTCCACACTGTCAAGCTCAAGACACACTCAAAATGTGGCGCGAAGATAAAGTTGATATTGTGGAATGTGCTCAATGTGGCCATCAGCAACGGCAAACAGAGGATGAAGTTAATTCACTTGTTCGTGAAAATGAACAGGTCATCGGGATCTTTACACCACAATAA
- the kefB gene encoding glutathione-regulated potassium-efflux system protein KefB, whose protein sequence is MEDNWMIKAVLFFLCAAVIMVPIAQRLKIGAVLGYLIAGIAIGPWGLGLFKDVDNILHFAELGVVFLMFIIGLELNPAKLWELRRAIFGVGSMQVVFTASIFSGLILVLTSFSWQAAVIGGLGIAMSSTAMALQLMSEKGMNHNEGGQLGFAVLLFQDMAVIPILAVIPLLAGETASSDWYRIGLKVASFAALLVCGRYLLRPLFRLVVKSGVREVFTAAALLVVLGAAIFMETLGFSMAMGTFIAGVLLADTEYRHELEISIEPFKGLLLGLFFISVGMSLDIGILWRYLPEVLLGVLILVVVKALILYGIAWLAGLRFSTRLQFSSVLSQGGEFAFVVFSTSMAMGVLDSQQMALLLVVVTLSMMTTPLVMQMTDAVLSRRYNEPKTDEQPFVENNHPEVILVGFGRMGQVVGRLLMANKINVTVLEHDVGSLNTMRKYGYKVYYGDATDLNLLRAAGAEHAKTIVITSNEPEATMEIVHLCQRHFPNLHIISRARGRVEAHELLKAGVTDFSRETFSSALELGRKTLIELGMHPHQAYRAQQHFRRLDMQLLRKLMDESPEEVSNVSRVKEARRELEELFSEEIRQEHHQPDIWDESLTEDIPQISKEKRSIDKQEN, encoded by the coding sequence ATGGAAGATAACTGGATGATTAAAGCGGTTCTCTTTTTCCTTTGTGCTGCGGTGATCATGGTGCCGATTGCACAACGCCTTAAAATTGGTGCCGTACTGGGTTACTTAATTGCGGGTATTGCCATTGGGCCTTGGGGGTTAGGGCTGTTTAAAGATGTCGATAACATCTTACATTTTGCTGAACTTGGTGTGGTCTTTTTGATGTTTATTATTGGATTGGAGCTAAATCCAGCCAAGTTGTGGGAATTAAGACGCGCTATTTTTGGTGTCGGTTCAATGCAGGTGGTTTTTACTGCCTCTATTTTCTCAGGACTTATTCTCGTTTTAACCTCTTTTTCATGGCAGGCCGCCGTTATTGGCGGATTAGGTATTGCGATGTCTTCAACGGCTATGGCATTACAGCTTATGAGTGAAAAAGGGATGAATCATAATGAAGGCGGGCAGTTAGGTTTTGCAGTTCTGTTATTCCAAGATATGGCAGTGATCCCTATTCTCGCCGTTATTCCGCTACTTGCAGGGGAAACGGCTAGCAGTGATTGGTATCGTATTGGATTAAAAGTTGCCTCTTTTGCTGCGTTATTGGTTTGTGGGCGTTATTTATTACGTCCTCTGTTTCGTTTAGTTGTCAAATCGGGTGTAAGAGAAGTCTTTACTGCTGCCGCGTTATTAGTGGTGCTAGGTGCGGCTATTTTTATGGAAACACTCGGTTTTTCAATGGCAATGGGAACCTTTATTGCGGGCGTATTATTAGCTGATACAGAATATCGGCATGAATTAGAAATTTCCATTGAGCCTTTTAAGGGCTTGTTACTGGGCCTCTTTTTTATTTCTGTCGGTATGTCTTTAGATATAGGCATCTTATGGCGCTATTTACCTGAGGTTTTACTGGGTGTGCTTATTCTAGTCGTTGTTAAAGCACTGATACTTTATGGTATTGCATGGTTAGCTGGATTACGCTTTTCTACACGTTTACAGTTTTCATCAGTATTAAGTCAAGGTGGTGAGTTTGCGTTTGTTGTTTTTTCAACATCAATGGCAATGGGCGTATTAGATAGTCAGCAAATGGCATTATTGCTGGTGGTTGTCACGCTTTCTATGATGACAACGCCACTTGTGATGCAAATGACAGACGCTGTATTATCTCGCCGTTATAATGAGCCTAAAACAGATGAACAGCCTTTTGTTGAAAACAATCATCCAGAAGTCATTCTTGTTGGTTTTGGTCGAATGGGACAGGTTGTAGGGCGCTTATTGATGGCTAACAAGATTAACGTCACTGTCTTAGAGCATGATGTGGGAAGTTTAAACACCATGCGTAAATATGGTTATAAAGTTTATTATGGTGATGCTACTGATCTCAATTTATTACGAGCGGCGGGTGCGGAACACGCAAAAACGATTGTAATCACTAGTAATGAACCTGAAGCGACGATGGAAATTGTTCACCTCTGTCAGCGACACTTCCCTAATTTGCATATTATTTCCAGAGCAAGAGGGCGTGTTGAAGCTCATGAATTACTTAAAGCAGGTGTAACAGATTTTAGCAGAGAAACATTTTCTAGTGCTTTAGAACTAGGGCGTAAGACATTAATTGAATTAGGTATGCATCCTCATCAAGCTTATCGAGCACAACAGCATTTTCGTCGTTTGGATATGCAATTGCTTAGAAAGCTGATGGATGAATCACCTGAAGAAGTTTCCAATGTTTCTCGTGTAAAAGAAGCAAGGCGAGAGCTTGAAGAACTTTTTAGTGAAGAAATTCGTCAAGAACATCACCAACCGGATATTTGGGATGAATCTTTAACAGAGGATATTCCTCAAATAAGTAAAGAAAAAAGATCTATTGATAAACAGGAGAACTGA
- the kefG gene encoding glutathione-regulated potassium-efflux system ancillary protein KefG, whose translation MSNASNVLLVYVHPEPRQSIANKALIKAVRDLENITIHDLYATYPDFFIDIHHEQSLLRKHQVIIFQFPLQTYSCPALLKEWQDRVLTRPFANESGRSHLKGKAFRCVVTTGEPEYAYQHNGKNHYTLTELLRPFELMAEMCGMRWLSPMIVYSARQQSKTTLTHIGEAYRHWLSAPLEGEHV comes from the coding sequence ATGTCAAACGCATCAAATGTATTACTGGTGTATGTTCATCCCGAGCCGCGCCAATCCATTGCTAATAAAGCATTAATCAAGGCGGTGAGGGATCTAGAGAATATAACTATTCATGATTTATATGCTACTTATCCTGATTTTTTTATTGATATACACCATGAGCAATCTTTGTTGCGCAAACATCAAGTGATCATTTTTCAATTTCCATTACAAACATATAGTTGCCCAGCGTTATTAAAAGAGTGGCAAGACAGGGTACTAACACGTCCTTTTGCAAATGAAAGTGGACGGTCACATTTAAAAGGGAAAGCATTCCGCTGTGTTGTGACCACAGGTGAACCTGAATATGCTTACCAACATAATGGAAAAAATCACTACACACTCACAGAATTATTACGTCCTTTTGAATTAATGGCAGAAATGTGTGGTATGCGTTGGTTATCACCCATGATTGTGTATTCAGCAAGGCAACAGTCTAAAACGACATTGACACATATTGGAGAAGCTTATCGACATTGGTTAAGTGCACCACTTGAAGGGGAGCATGTCTAA
- a CDS encoding ABC transporter ATP-binding protein yields the protein MIVFSSLQIRRGVRVLLDNASATINPGQKIGLVGKNGCGKTTLLSLLKGELQAEAGNVTFPSTWAMAWVNQETPALDVPAIDYVIDGDREYRQLEQRLQKANEINDGHAIALIHGQLDAINAWTIQSRAATLLNGLGFSQQQLNEPVKSFSGGWRMRLNLAQALICRSDLLLLDEPTNHLDLDAVIWLEKWLKSYTGTLILISHDRDFLDPIVDKILHIEQEKIFEYSGNYSSFEMQRATKLAQQQALFENQQSKIAHLQSFIDRFKAKATKAKQAQSRVKMLERMERVAPAHSDNPFQFSFRQPESLPNPLLSMEKVSAGYGEKIILNDIKLNLIPGSRIGLLGRNGAGKSTLIKLLAGELEPLQGKMSLSKGIKLGYFAQHQLEFLRSDESALQHLTRLAPKETEQKLRDYLGGFGFHGDKVTDACGQFSGGEKARLVLSLLVWQRPNLLLMDEPTNHLDLDMRQALTQALISFEGAIVVVSHDRHLLRSTTDDLYLVHDGQVEPFDGDLDDYQQWLVDQNRQETQANKNQQDKDNTTTTNLSAQDKKEQKRKEAEFRQQTQPLRKKLTTLESKMDKLSQELTLIETALSDSGIYDISRKNELSDCLSRQGIAKSALEEVEMEWMELQETLEEMTNTFDSQ from the coding sequence ATGATTGTTTTTTCTTCTTTGCAAATTCGCCGTGGCGTCAGAGTGTTACTGGATAATGCCAGTGCAACCATTAATCCAGGGCAAAAAATTGGTCTAGTCGGCAAAAATGGTTGTGGTAAAACCACATTGCTTTCTTTATTAAAAGGTGAGCTTCAAGCGGAAGCGGGGAATGTCACCTTTCCCAGTACTTGGGCTATGGCGTGGGTTAACCAAGAAACACCTGCACTTGATGTACCAGCAATTGATTATGTTATTGATGGTGATAGAGAATATCGCCAGTTAGAACAACGATTACAAAAAGCCAACGAGATAAATGATGGTCACGCAATTGCACTTATTCACGGGCAATTAGATGCAATTAATGCATGGACAATTCAATCTCGTGCGGCAACCTTACTAAATGGCCTTGGTTTTAGCCAACAACAACTAAACGAGCCTGTAAAATCATTCTCAGGTGGTTGGAGAATGCGTTTAAACTTGGCACAAGCGCTAATTTGTCGCTCTGATTTACTATTACTCGATGAGCCTACCAACCACTTAGATTTAGATGCTGTTATTTGGCTTGAAAAATGGCTAAAAAGCTATACTGGCACCTTAATTTTGATTTCCCATGACCGTGATTTCCTTGATCCGATCGTGGATAAAATCTTGCATATCGAACAAGAAAAAATCTTCGAATATTCAGGTAACTACTCTTCGTTTGAAATGCAACGAGCAACAAAACTCGCTCAGCAACAAGCCTTGTTTGAAAACCAACAATCAAAAATTGCACACTTACAAAGTTTTATCGATAGATTTAAAGCGAAAGCCACTAAAGCAAAACAAGCACAAAGCCGCGTGAAAATGCTTGAGCGAATGGAGCGCGTTGCTCCAGCTCATTCTGATAACCCATTCCAATTTAGTTTCCGCCAACCAGAGAGTTTGCCTAATCCACTGCTATCGATGGAAAAAGTCAGTGCTGGTTATGGCGAAAAAATTATTCTTAATGATATTAAGCTAAATTTAATCCCTGGATCACGTATTGGGTTATTAGGACGAAATGGTGCAGGTAAATCAACTCTAATCAAATTACTTGCAGGAGAGCTTGAGCCATTACAAGGAAAAATGTCTCTCTCAAAAGGCATCAAATTGGGTTACTTTGCACAGCATCAATTAGAGTTTCTACGCTCCGATGAGTCTGCACTACAACATCTAACGCGCTTGGCTCCTAAAGAGACTGAACAAAAATTACGTGACTATCTTGGAGGTTTTGGCTTTCATGGCGATAAGGTGACTGATGCGTGTGGTCAATTTTCTGGCGGTGAAAAAGCTCGTTTAGTGTTATCTCTTTTAGTCTGGCAACGCCCTAATTTGCTGTTAATGGATGAACCAACTAACCACCTCGATTTAGATATGCGTCAAGCGTTGACTCAAGCGTTAATTAGTTTTGAAGGTGCAATTGTTGTGGTATCGCATGATAGGCATTTACTGCGTTCAACCACTGACGACCTCTATCTTGTTCACGATGGTCAAGTTGAGCCTTTTGATGGCGATCTGGATGATTATCAACAATGGTTAGTTGATCAAAACCGCCAAGAAACACAGGCCAATAAAAATCAGCAAGACAAAGATAATACCACGACAACAAATTTAAGTGCGCAAGACAAAAAAGAACAAAAACGTAAAGAAGCAGAGTTTAGACAGCAAACTCAACCGCTACGTAAAAAACTGACTACCTTAGAAAGTAAAATGGATAAACTCAGCCAAGAGCTTACTCTCATTGAAACAGCACTCTCTGACAGTGGCATTTACGATATCAGCCGTAAAAATGAGCTTTCAGATTGTTTAAGCCGACAAGGTATCGCAAAGTCAGCACTTGAAGAAGTTGAAATGGAATGGATGGAATTACAAGAAACATTGGAAGAGATGACAAATACATTTGACTCTCAGTAA
- a CDS encoding methyl-accepting chemotaxis protein translates to MLKRIKISQGLMCVLTLFCIIQIISGVQSIHDAYQTQNKLKQISYSFDQLRTMDNTYAELNTLRTDIIAQAFSYISNPQAEDANITAFMQTMPARKAQVDALMNEYVELSAQTGFDQQRMAQIKQLYQKSRADLDLLAQYLSERNTNAVRLILKSPANTNFTNSLYEATDFITDEVVNPSVTEAEKNYYSMLWIASTFMGIFLIFTTLVLIWIRKYIIARINQMITYQETIAKGDLVSRVDSDISGNTEIDQLMLGLQQMRAQLKEMVSSIRNSSAAIYTGVQEIAAGNNDLSSRTEEQASALEETASSMEQMTATIRNNTESAREVTELVMSTADIAVQGGEHSNKMVMTMTDIADRSQKIGEITAVIDDIAFQTNILALNAAVEAARAGEQGRGFSVVASEVRNLAQRSAEAAKEIKELIESTILRVRQGNDLVEQVSLSMGEIVTSVNHVSGSMKEILSASEEQTRGIAQISLAVNEMDKATQQNAAMVEQSTAASATLSEQASMLDIIVNTFKVEHEKPSPTKLPTFSAKSPEKEAIKTPTIKANHHGTDDNWESF, encoded by the coding sequence ATGTTAAAACGAATTAAAATCTCTCAAGGTTTAATGTGTGTCCTGACTCTGTTTTGTATTATTCAGATCATTTCTGGAGTACAAAGCATTCACGATGCCTACCAGACTCAAAATAAACTCAAGCAAATCTCATACAGTTTCGACCAACTACGTACAATGGATAATACTTATGCGGAGTTGAATACATTACGTACAGATATTATTGCGCAAGCATTTAGCTATATATCAAACCCTCAAGCAGAAGATGCAAACATCACCGCATTTATGCAAACCATGCCAGCACGTAAAGCACAAGTTGATGCTTTGATGAATGAGTATGTTGAGCTATCTGCTCAAACAGGTTTCGATCAGCAACGTATGGCTCAGATCAAACAGCTTTATCAAAAAAGCCGAGCTGATCTTGATTTATTGGCACAATATTTAAGTGAGCGAAATACTAATGCTGTTCGATTGATCTTAAAAAGCCCAGCGAATACTAACTTTACTAACTCACTGTATGAAGCCACAGACTTTATTACAGATGAAGTGGTTAATCCCTCAGTGACCGAAGCGGAAAAGAACTACTACAGTATGCTGTGGATAGCGTCTACCTTTATGGGTATTTTCCTTATTTTCACCACGCTAGTGCTTATTTGGATCCGTAAATACATCATTGCTCGTATTAATCAAATGATCACCTATCAAGAAACAATTGCTAAAGGTGATTTAGTCAGTCGAGTAGACAGTGACATTTCAGGTAATACTGAAATAGACCAGCTAATGCTGGGATTACAGCAAATGCGCGCACAATTAAAAGAGATGGTAAGCTCTATCCGAAATAGTAGTGCAGCTATTTATACAGGTGTACAAGAGATTGCTGCAGGCAATAATGACTTATCAAGCCGAACTGAAGAACAAGCTAGCGCACTAGAAGAAACAGCATCCAGTATGGAGCAAATGACCGCAACCATTCGCAATAACACAGAGAGCGCTCGTGAAGTCACAGAGTTGGTGATGAGTACTGCAGATATTGCCGTTCAAGGTGGCGAACACAGTAATAAGATGGTTATGACAATGACAGATATTGCCGACCGTTCACAAAAGATTGGTGAAATTACGGCTGTTATTGATGATATTGCATTCCAAACAAATATCTTAGCCCTTAACGCAGCCGTTGAAGCAGCAAGAGCTGGCGAGCAAGGTCGAGGATTTTCTGTGGTAGCAAGTGAAGTGCGCAACTTGGCACAACGAAGTGCAGAAGCTGCTAAAGAAATCAAAGAGCTTATTGAATCCACAATTTTACGAGTAAGACAAGGTAATGATCTTGTTGAACAAGTCAGTTTATCAATGGGTGAAATTGTAACATCCGTTAATCACGTTTCAGGTTCAATGAAAGAAATTCTATCTGCATCAGAAGAACAAACTCGTGGTATTGCACAAATTAGCCTTGCTGTTAATGAGATGGATAAAGCAACTCAACAAAATGCGGCTATGGTTGAACAATCAACTGCGGCTTCTGCCACATTAAGTGAACAAGCCAGCATGTTAGATATCATCGTCAATACATTTAAAGTTGAACATGAAAAACCATCCCCAACGAAACTGCCTACATTCTCAGCAAAATCGCCAGAAAAAGAAGCGATTAAAACACCGACAATAAAGGCAAACCACCATGGCACCGATGATAATTGGGAAAGTTTTTAA
- a CDS encoding methyl-accepting chemotaxis protein has protein sequence MLKRIKISNGLMFILILFCTIQLFSGAMSIRDASLTNKRISQLANGFEQIKTMDYGYAELNKLREDMLNVMFEAHLTPDIAEDKITHFLSTYPQRKQEITRIITSYFTSATNANFDPEKIESMKKLFNRVIYDLDQLVSCLEIRDYYGFQSLYAHNTNERFTQSLYEATDYLSDNVVTHATQAAQGNYERTLILAFVFMFIFILFTVLVVLWIRRNIVLRINQIVDYMSEISQGNLLENKDITAKGNNEIDQLITGIQYMRTELSLIVNAIRGTSHHIYTGVQELSAGNTDLSCRTEEQASALEETASSMEQLTATVRNNTESAREVSHLINQTSNIASKGGDVTNRMVKTMTDIADSSQKIGEITAVINSIAFQTNILSLNAAVEAARAGEQGRGFSVVATEVRELAQRSAEAAKEIKELIDASISRVRHGNDLVEQVSISMGEILTSVKHVEDSMTEILSASEEQTRGITQVSLAVTEMDKATQQNAAMVEQSSSVASLLTEEAGNLEQIVEQFKTAESEQYNKKSQHNIIEKSFSSEKSLPPKEEKIKNTTKDDIKEKSFVKGTSVKNDEDDDWTSF, from the coding sequence ATGCTGAAACGAATAAAAATATCTAATGGCTTAATGTTTATTTTAATACTGTTTTGCACTATTCAACTTTTCTCTGGTGCAATGAGTATCCGTGATGCGAGTTTAACAAATAAGCGGATCTCACAATTAGCAAATGGCTTTGAACAGATAAAAACGATGGATTATGGTTATGCGGAGTTAAATAAATTACGTGAAGATATGCTTAATGTTATGTTTGAAGCTCATCTCACTCCTGACATTGCAGAAGATAAAATTACCCACTTTCTTTCCACTTACCCACAACGAAAACAAGAAATTACACGTATTATTACCTCGTATTTTACTTCTGCAACCAATGCCAACTTTGATCCTGAAAAAATAGAAAGTATGAAAAAGCTTTTTAATCGTGTTATTTACGATCTTGATCAGCTTGTCTCATGCTTAGAAATTCGAGATTACTACGGCTTTCAATCTCTTTATGCTCATAATACCAATGAGCGTTTTACTCAATCCCTCTATGAAGCAACAGATTACCTCAGTGATAACGTGGTGACTCATGCAACACAAGCTGCGCAAGGTAATTACGAACGTACGTTAATTTTAGCGTTTGTTTTTATGTTTATTTTTATTCTTTTTACGGTTCTTGTTGTACTTTGGATACGTCGAAATATTGTTTTACGTATCAATCAAATCGTGGATTATATGTCAGAAATTTCACAAGGAAATTTATTAGAAAATAAAGACATCACAGCAAAAGGAAATAATGAAATTGACCAATTAATTACGGGTATTCAGTATATGCGCACTGAACTCTCATTAATTGTGAATGCTATTCGAGGAACAAGTCATCATATTTACACGGGTGTTCAAGAATTATCGGCAGGAAATACCGATCTTTCTTGCCGTACTGAAGAACAAGCTAGCGCATTAGAAGAAACTGCATCTAGTATGGAACAACTCACAGCAACAGTGAGAAACAATACAGAAAGCGCTCGTGAAGTTTCACATCTCATCAATCAAACATCAAATATTGCCAGTAAAGGGGGCGATGTCACTAATCGAATGGTGAAAACCATGACGGATATTGCCGACAGCTCACAAAAGATTGGCGAGATCACCGCCGTTATCAACAGTATTGCCTTTCAAACCAATATTCTCTCCTTAAATGCGGCCGTTGAGGCTGCTAGAGCCGGTGAGCAAGGGCGTGGTTTTTCTGTGGTGGCAACTGAAGTGAGAGAATTGGCACAGCGTAGTGCTGAAGCAGCGAAGGAAATTAAAGAATTAATTGATGCCTCAATAAGTCGAGTTCGTCATGGTAATGATCTTGTTGAACAAGTTAGCATTTCTATGGGTGAAATACTGACATCTGTAAAACATGTTGAAGACTCAATGACAGAAATTTTATCGGCATCTGAAGAACAAACGCGCGGTATAACCCAAGTCTCTCTTGCGGTTACTGAAATGGATAAAGCCACCCAACAAAATGCTGCTATGGTTGAACAATCCTCCTCTGTTGCCAGTTTACTAACCGAAGAAGCAGGCAATCTTGAACAGATCGTTGAGCAATTTAAAACCGCTGAAAGTGAGCAATACAATAAAAAATCACAACATAACATAATCGAAAAATCATTCTCTTCTGAAAAGTCACTGCCCCCCAAAGAAGAAAAAATAAAAAATACCACCAAGGATGACATAAAAGAGAAGAGTTTCGTGAAAGGAACATCTGTCAAAAATGATGAAGACGATGATTGGACAAGCTTTTAA